The following proteins come from a genomic window of Achromobacter deleyi:
- a CDS encoding HPP family protein gives MAVAIKRWLGAFAPAPVGVNMREKLYGALGALVGLFCTEWVGHHALGNANPWFIAPMGASAVLLFAAPASPLAQPWSIMAGNLVSALIGVFCAQAIYDPGVAAATAAALAIAAMFSLRCLHPPSGAVALTAVLGGPQVAALGYGFVLWPVALNSAILLCIAVVFNGLLRRNYPRRHVEAAPGHQTRDPAPSARLGFSRADLDEALAQRGELLDISKDDLEEIVLAAELRASRRRFGDVRCADIMSRDVVVVQQQDPLDYAVRLFDKHRLQWLPVLDSSGHYVGMLAQADALARRNRPAQVAAAGGAPADLLVADCMRSEVPFATPDLPAIELARPMADSLHCVPVLAEGRVLAGLVTQSDLVAALHQMALSAAAQAAPGHDSRLAA, from the coding sequence TTGGCTGTGGCTATCAAGCGCTGGCTCGGTGCGTTCGCGCCGGCGCCGGTCGGCGTCAACATGCGCGAAAAGCTCTATGGCGCATTGGGCGCGCTGGTCGGGCTGTTCTGCACCGAATGGGTCGGCCACCACGCGCTGGGCAACGCCAATCCCTGGTTCATCGCGCCGATGGGGGCATCCGCCGTGCTGCTGTTCGCCGCGCCGGCCAGCCCGCTGGCGCAACCCTGGTCGATCATGGCGGGCAACCTGGTGTCGGCGTTGATCGGCGTGTTCTGCGCGCAGGCGATATACGATCCCGGCGTGGCCGCGGCCACGGCGGCGGCGCTCGCCATCGCCGCCATGTTCTCGTTGCGCTGCCTGCATCCGCCCAGTGGCGCGGTGGCGCTGACCGCGGTGCTGGGCGGGCCGCAGGTCGCGGCGCTGGGCTATGGCTTCGTGCTGTGGCCGGTGGCGCTGAATTCCGCCATCCTGCTGTGCATCGCCGTGGTCTTCAATGGCCTGCTCCGGCGCAACTATCCGCGCCGCCACGTCGAAGCCGCGCCCGGCCACCAGACCCGCGACCCGGCGCCCAGTGCCCGCCTGGGCTTCTCGCGCGCCGATCTGGACGAGGCCCTGGCGCAGCGCGGCGAGCTGCTCGACATCAGCAAGGATGACCTCGAGGAAATCGTGCTGGCCGCCGAACTGCGCGCCAGCCGGCGGCGCTTCGGCGACGTGCGCTGCGCCGACATCATGTCGCGCGACGTGGTCGTGGTGCAGCAGCAGGATCCGCTGGACTACGCCGTGCGCCTGTTCGACAAGCACCGCCTGCAATGGCTGCCGGTGCTCGATTCCTCCGGCCACTATGTCGGCATGCTGGCGCAGGCCGACGCGCTGGCCCGCAGGAACCGACCCGCCCAGGTGGCGGCCGCGGGCGGCGCGCCCGCCGACCTGCTGGTGGCCGACTGCATGCGTTCCGAGGTGCCGTTCGCCACGCCCGACCTGCCCGCGATCGAGCTGGCGCGGCCCATGGCCGACAGCCTGCACTGCGTGCCGGTGCTGGCCGAAGGCCGCGTGCTGGCCGGCCTGGTGACCCAGTCGGACCTGGTGGCCGCCCTGCACCAGATGGCGCTGTCGGCCGCCGCGCAGGCCGCGCCCGGCCACGACAGCCGCCTGGCGGCGTGA
- a CDS encoding LysR family transcriptional regulator codes for MREINLDRLRTLVAIADLGSFADAARALHLAPPTVSLHVADLEARVGAPLLTRKRGQVRPTPIGDTLLERARRLLAEADQALDDVQRQVQGLAGRVRLGASTGAIAHLLPQALEALGREHPGIDVQVAVLTSQETLQQLGDGTLDVGLVALPQPPVPGLVLRPWRRDPIMAFLPAAWNPPARVTPAWLGERPLILNDASTRLSRQTGEWFAAAGLQPRPRIQLNYNDAIKSLVAAGYGATLLPHEATAPQADPRIAMRPLRPALWRPLGIAHRDGQVERATQHVLDALWLLRAAGGQA; via the coding sequence ATGCGTGAAATCAACCTCGACCGCCTGCGCACCCTGGTCGCCATCGCCGACCTCGGTTCCTTCGCCGACGCCGCCCGCGCGCTGCACCTGGCGCCGCCCACCGTCAGCCTGCACGTGGCCGACCTGGAGGCGCGCGTCGGCGCGCCGCTGCTGACGCGCAAGCGCGGCCAGGTCCGGCCCACGCCCATCGGCGACACCCTGCTGGAACGCGCGCGCCGCCTCCTGGCCGAGGCCGATCAGGCTCTGGACGACGTGCAGCGGCAGGTGCAGGGCCTGGCCGGCCGGGTGCGGCTGGGGGCGTCGACCGGCGCCATCGCCCACCTGCTGCCGCAGGCACTGGAAGCGCTGGGCCGCGAACACCCGGGCATCGACGTCCAGGTGGCCGTGCTGACCTCGCAGGAGACCCTGCAACAGCTGGGCGACGGCACGCTCGACGTGGGCCTGGTCGCGCTGCCGCAGCCGCCCGTGCCGGGCCTGGTGCTGCGGCCCTGGCGGCGCGACCCCATCATGGCCTTCTTGCCCGCCGCCTGGAATCCGCCGGCGCGCGTCACGCCGGCCTGGCTGGGCGAACGGCCGCTGATCCTGAACGACGCCAGCACGCGGCTGTCGCGCCAGACCGGCGAATGGTTCGCCGCCGCCGGGCTGCAGCCGCGGCCGCGCATCCAGCTGAACTACAACGACGCCATCAAGAGCCTGGTGGCGGCCGGCTATGGCGCCACGCTCCTGCCGCACGAAGCCACAGCGCCGCAGGCCGACCCGCGCATCGCCATGCGGCCGCTGCGCCCGGCGCTGTGGCGGCCGCTGGGCATCGCCCATCGCGACGGCCAGGTCGAACGCGCCACCCAGCACGTGCTGGATGCCTTGTGGCTGCTGCGCGCGGCCGGCGGACAGGCCTGA
- a CDS encoding MarR family winged helix-turn-helix transcriptional regulator yields the protein MKRSPAPDLPSATDYELLADFRYALRKFAAFSENAAAGLDLMPQQHQALLAIKGSRPGAPGRRGLYVGEIAERLLVRPHTAAELVNRLERLDLVSREPDPEDGRRVEVVLTDKAERILASLSASHLEELRAMRPLLTRLLARIDDDAGER from the coding sequence GTGAAACGTTCCCCTGCCCCCGACCTGCCGTCCGCCACCGACTACGAACTGCTGGCCGATTTCCGCTACGCGCTGCGCAAGTTCGCCGCCTTCAGCGAAAACGCCGCCGCCGGCCTCGACCTGATGCCGCAACAGCACCAGGCGCTGCTGGCCATCAAGGGCAGCCGGCCCGGCGCACCCGGCCGCCGCGGCCTGTACGTCGGCGAGATCGCCGAGCGCCTGCTGGTGCGTCCGCACACCGCCGCCGAACTGGTCAACCGCCTGGAGCGGCTCGACCTCGTCAGCCGCGAGCCCGATCCCGAAGACGGCCGCCGCGTCGAGGTGGTGCTGACCGACAAGGCCGAGCGCATCCTGGCCAGCCTGTCGGCCTCGCACCTGGAAGAGCTGCGCGCCATGCGCCCGCTGCTGACCCGGCTGCTGGCGCGCATCGACGACGACGCCGGCGAGCGCTGA
- a CDS encoding sensor histidine kinase, whose translation MNPPLRHRALLAWLVLFCLGALWIGRQHYVDQYDRFFQDTSVAQRMLSQKTVQHEAVLATLSALSHPPAPERLFPSLRPAMPQLQALGYLPDGVWAGSAAEPPGLRAAVEQARTLGRPVALPLDAARYWLVAPSSWSLLVDARDFIAATDFPASLANLTLAIGQQPLALLQRQPAPTGPGWPLALAKPLGAASQPFVLRSTRTLTPASWPWLTWGLWGLTSALLVAGVAATRRSRAEARRQQEQARLAAMARLSTLGEMAAGIAHELNQPLTAILAQTRAAQRLLDDEEERPSVRRALMASAEQAKRAADIISRMRALVQPSAPGRREALDPDALAASLRFLREPELARLGIRLHWHNASPQARPLAERVALEQILHNLVQNAADALANTAGPRQITLEGRADGAHYVFSVSDNGPGIAADALPRLFTPFYTTRAQGMGLGLALCETLAGAMDGRLAARNLQPSGACLSLTLPLAGGPA comes from the coding sequence GTGAATCCGCCCCTGCGCCACCGCGCCCTCCTCGCCTGGCTGGTCCTGTTCTGCCTGGGCGCCCTCTGGATCGGGCGTCAGCATTACGTCGACCAGTACGACCGCTTCTTCCAGGACACCAGCGTGGCGCAGCGCATGCTGAGCCAGAAGACGGTGCAGCACGAAGCCGTGCTGGCGACGCTGTCGGCGCTGTCGCATCCGCCCGCGCCCGAACGGCTGTTTCCCAGCCTGCGGCCGGCCATGCCGCAACTGCAGGCGCTCGGCTACCTGCCCGACGGCGTCTGGGCCGGCAGCGCCGCCGAACCGCCCGGCCTGCGCGCCGCGGTCGAGCAGGCCCGCACGCTCGGCCGCCCGGTGGCGCTGCCGCTGGACGCCGCCCGCTATTGGCTGGTGGCGCCCTCCAGCTGGAGCCTGCTGGTGGACGCCCGCGACTTCATCGCCGCCACCGATTTCCCCGCCAGCCTGGCCAACCTGACCCTCGCCATCGGCCAGCAGCCGCTGGCCCTGCTGCAACGGCAGCCGGCGCCGACCGGGCCGGGATGGCCGCTCGCGCTCGCCAAACCGTTGGGCGCGGCCAGCCAGCCGTTCGTGCTGCGCAGCACCCGCACCCTCACGCCCGCGTCCTGGCCGTGGCTGACGTGGGGGCTGTGGGGCCTGACCAGCGCGCTGCTGGTGGCCGGCGTGGCCGCCACGCGGCGCTCGCGCGCCGAAGCCCGGCGCCAGCAGGAACAGGCGCGGCTGGCAGCCATGGCGCGGCTGAGCACGCTGGGCGAAATGGCCGCCGGCATCGCCCACGAACTGAACCAGCCGCTGACCGCGATCCTGGCGCAGACCCGCGCCGCCCAACGGCTGCTGGACGACGAGGAGGAACGCCCCAGCGTGCGCCGCGCCCTGATGGCCAGCGCCGAACAGGCCAAGCGCGCCGCCGACATCATCAGCCGCATGCGGGCGCTGGTGCAGCCCAGTGCGCCCGGCCGGCGCGAGGCGCTGGACCCGGACGCCCTGGCGGCCTCGCTGCGCTTCCTGCGCGAACCCGAACTGGCGCGCCTGGGCATCCGCCTGCACTGGCACAACGCCAGCCCGCAGGCGCGGCCGCTGGCCGAGCGGGTGGCGCTGGAACAGATCCTGCACAACCTGGTGCAGAACGCCGCCGACGCGTTGGCCAACACCGCGGGGCCGCGCCAGATCACCCTCGAAGGCCGCGCCGACGGCGCCCACTACGTCTTCAGCGTCAGCGACAACGGGCCGGGCATCGCCGCCGACGCGCTGCCACGGCTGTTCACCCCGTTCTACACCACCCGCGCGCAGGGCATGGGCCTGGGACTGGCGCTGTGCGAGACGCTGGCCGGCGCGATGGATGGCCGGCTGGCCGCGCGCAACCTGCAACCGTCGGGCGCCTGCCTCAGCCTGACCCTGCCCCTGGCTGGAGGCCCCGCATGA
- a CDS encoding chloride channel protein — MPPVSSSVRALRLGDFTTDKRVVLLMALAVPTGLASVAAAWALLRLIALCTNLAYHGLFSFADLPITTGRLGPASIFIPVIGCLIIGLMARYGSEKIRGHGIPEAMEAILIGKSRIAPKVAVLKPVSSAISIGTGGPFGAEGPIIMTGGAIGSLLAQTIHLNDGERKTLLVAGAAAGMTAIFATPLAAVLLAVELLLFEWKPRSFLPVATAALVAAVARAFALDAGPVFSYAGVISFTPWHLLACAAVGVLAGLGSGVLTALVYAAEDLFEKLPLHWMWWPALGGLAIGIGGLIEPAALGVGYDNIRHLLAGDLVLQAVLLLLVVKVAIWSIALGSGTSGGVLAPLLIFGGALGALATPLLPPAAPGFWALVGMAAMMGGTMRAPLTATLFAVELTGNLGALLPVLAACVFAYGVTVLLLRRSILTEKIARRGHHISREYRVDPFDLLRASQVMTTPVQTLPDSLTVAQAIAHFTTAQPVHTSYPVVDEAGVAVGEVTRADSLAWALEPALHGQTLAQALQGRELVYGFPEELASQIADRMALSGAGRVPILDRASGRVLGIVGRKDLFRSRARRLREEAERAAFLRRASSSR; from the coding sequence ATGCCTCCCGTTTCCTCTTCCGTGCGCGCCTTGCGGCTGGGCGACTTCACCACCGACAAGCGTGTCGTGCTGCTGATGGCGCTGGCCGTGCCGACCGGCCTGGCCAGCGTGGCCGCCGCCTGGGCCCTGTTGCGCCTGATCGCGCTGTGCACCAACCTGGCCTACCACGGCCTGTTCTCGTTCGCCGACCTGCCCATCACCACTGGCCGCCTCGGGCCGGCCTCGATCTTCATTCCGGTCATCGGCTGCCTCATCATCGGCCTGATGGCACGCTACGGTTCCGAGAAGATCCGCGGCCACGGCATCCCGGAGGCAATGGAAGCCATCCTGATCGGCAAGAGCCGCATCGCGCCCAAGGTGGCGGTGCTCAAGCCGGTGTCGTCGGCCATCTCGATCGGCACCGGCGGCCCCTTCGGCGCCGAAGGCCCGATCATCATGACCGGCGGCGCCATCGGCTCGCTGCTGGCGCAGACCATCCACCTGAACGACGGCGAGCGCAAGACGCTGCTGGTGGCCGGCGCGGCCGCGGGCATGACGGCGATCTTCGCCACGCCGTTGGCGGCGGTGCTGCTGGCGGTGGAACTGCTGCTGTTCGAATGGAAGCCGCGCAGCTTCCTGCCGGTGGCCACCGCGGCGCTGGTGGCGGCCGTGGCGCGCGCCTTCGCGCTCGATGCCGGGCCGGTCTTCAGCTACGCCGGCGTGATCTCATTCACCCCGTGGCACCTGCTGGCATGCGCCGCCGTGGGGGTGCTGGCGGGGTTGGGCTCGGGCGTGCTGACGGCGCTGGTGTACGCGGCCGAGGACCTGTTCGAGAAACTGCCGCTGCACTGGATGTGGTGGCCGGCGCTGGGCGGCCTGGCCATCGGCATCGGCGGCCTGATCGAGCCGGCCGCGCTGGGCGTGGGCTACGACAACATCCGCCATCTGCTGGCGGGCGACCTGGTCTTGCAGGCGGTGTTGCTGCTGCTGGTGGTCAAGGTGGCGATCTGGTCGATCGCGTTGGGCTCGGGCACCTCGGGCGGGGTGCTGGCGCCCTTGCTGATCTTCGGCGGCGCGCTGGGCGCGCTGGCCACGCCGCTGTTGCCGCCGGCCGCGCCGGGCTTCTGGGCGCTGGTGGGCATGGCGGCGATGATGGGCGGCACCATGCGCGCGCCGCTGACGGCGACGCTGTTCGCGGTCGAGCTGACCGGCAACCTGGGGGCCTTGCTGCCGGTGCTGGCGGCCTGCGTGTTCGCCTACGGCGTCACGGTGCTGCTGCTGCGCCGCTCGATCCTGACCGAAAAGATCGCGCGCCGCGGCCACCACATCAGCCGCGAGTACCGCGTCGATCCGTTCGACTTGCTGCGCGCCAGCCAGGTGATGACCACGCCGGTGCAGACGCTGCCCGACAGCCTGACGGTGGCGCAGGCGATCGCGCATTTCACCACCGCGCAGCCGGTCCACACCAGCTATCCCGTGGTCGATGAGGCCGGCGTGGCGGTGGGCGAGGTGACGCGCGCCGACAGCCTGGCCTGGGCCCTGGAACCGGCGTTGCACGGGCAGACCCTGGCGCAGGCGCTGCAGGGGCGCGAGCTGGTCTACGGCTTTCCGGAGGAACTGGCCAGCCAGATCGCCGACCGCATGGCGCTGTCCGGCGCCGGCCGCGTGCCGATCCTGGACCGCGCCAGCGGCCGGGTGCTGGGCATCGTCGGCCGCAAGGACCTGTTCCGCAGCCGCGCCCGGCGCCTGCGCGAGGAAGCCGAGCGCGCGGCGTTCCTGCGGCGGGCGTCGTCTTCGAGGTGA